Part of the Tenacibaculum sp. SZ-18 genome, AAGCAACTATTCTTGTAACATTTAATTTTCCAGTTAATAACAATTCTCCAATCACGATTAAATCTTGAGGCGAAACTACCCAAACAACTTCTCCTTTGTTAAGTGGATTAACTTGAGAGATTTGTGTACTGACGTTACCCACTGGATGTGGTCCAGATAAAGCATGTAATTCAACACCTGAAATAGATTTTAATGGAGAACTAGAAGTCCCAACCGAAACATGGACTTTACCTTCTGTTAATTTGGTTAAGCCTGTTAATGCAGCCTGCAATTCTGATTCTTTACCTTTTAAAACGTAATCATAATCAGCAGCTAATGGAGCACTATTATAACCCGAAACAAAGATTGCTTTCGGAGCTTGGTTAGGATTTGCAACAACATCGTAAGGACGCTGTTTGATAAACGGCCAACAACCAGAATTAAATAAATGCGTTTTCACTTCTTCACCTGACATAGAATTCACATCTACCTTTCCAAAATCTTTGTACTCCTGTGTTCCGTTTGTTGTTATTTTAATTTCTAAAACTTTTCTACGAGCTCCACGAACAATTTCTGTTACTTTACCACTTACTGGACTTGGAAATAAAATACGCTCATCGCTTTTATTATAAAAGAGAGCTTCTCCTGCTTTTACCTCTGTACCTTCTTTTGCTAAAATTTTAGGAATTATGCCGTGAAAATCATCTGGCTTTACAGCAAAAACGCTACCTAACGAAAGTTTGGCAGTTTCTTTTTTTGCTTCACCAACGAGCTTAATATCCAGCCCTTTTTTAATACGGATGTCTTTTGACATAGTAACGAATGTATTTGATTTTCTTAAAAAACATGCAAATTTAATTATTTAAAAAATGACTTGTAATCAAATGTCGCTATATCTTACGAACAAAACAGTTATTTATATTTGTTCTAAATAATTAGTTGTAATTTCGTTTTGCATCAGATAATTTTATGTACAATGTTAAAAAAACTTGGTTTCATTATACTCCTATTAGTCGGCTTAAACTCAAGAAGCCAAAACATTAAAACAGTTCAACTACTTCCTGTAAATAAAAAATCTCCCATACCAATTGTTCCTCTTGGCAATGTATTAGAATTATCTTTTGATGATCTTGACGCAGATAACAAAGATTATCAATATAAAATTGAACACATGACTTATGATTGGAAACCAAGCAATTTACAGGCGAATCAATACATCAATGGTTTTGAACAAAATTACATTATTGATGTGACCAATTCGTTTAACACCTTACAAAGTTATACTCATTACAAAATTAAAATCCCTAACCAGAATACCACTATAACTGAAAGCGGGAATTATTTAATTTCTATATTAAATGATGACGACGAAGTAGTATTTTCCAGAAAATGTGTGTTCTACGAAAACCTAACAACCATAGGAGTAAATGTGCTAAGAGGACGAAATACCAGCTCAAACAACTCTAAACAAACTGTTCAGTTCATCATAAATCATAAAGGATTGAATATTAACAATCCTACACAAGAAATTAAAATTCAGTTATTACAAAACAACAACTGGAACACTTCCATTACGGATATCGATCCTCTCTTTATAAGACCTAATCAATTAATCTATAACTACACGGAAGAAACTAATTTCTTTGGTGGAAACGAATTCTTATTCTTCGATAACAAATATATACGAAACACAAATTTGAATATTGCCAAAACGGTGCGGGACGATATCTTTCACAACTATCTATACACAGACATCGAAAGGGCATTTAAACCTTACACTTACAACCCAGATATAAACGGAAATTTCATTATCAGAACGCTAGATGCTGAGGACACAGATACAGAAGCTGACTATGCGATGATGCACTTTTCATTAGAAGTCAATCAACCATTTAAAAATAAAGATGTTTATGTTTATGGAGCATACAACAACTTTGAACTTACCAATGACAATAAGTTACAATACAACGAAAATGAACGAGTTTACCAGGGAGAAATTTTACTAAAACAAGGATTTTATAATTATACTTATGTGACAGTTGAACCGGACAACAGCATTGATTTAACAGAGATAAATGGTTCCTTTTTTCAAACTGAAAATGAATATACTCTACTGGCATATTACAAACCTTTCGGCGCCTTATTTTACAGAGTAATCGGAGTAGGCAATGGATTTTTTGATCAAAACAGATAAAGACCAAAGTTGTAGCATTGAAGAAAAAAGGTTACTTTTAATTTATGTTTCAGCAAATAACTAAAGGAATTAAAATTTCAGTAAAAACAGTTTACAACGGAATTATTTATCGCGGATACGTTCAGCATCACGCGTTTAGTTATTTTATTACTATTAAAAACAACTCAAAAGACACGGTACAACTACTACAGAGATTCTGGACTATTTACGATTCATTAAATGAGACTGAACATATTGAGGGGGAGGGTGTTGTTGGACAAACACCTATTATTAAACCCAATGAAGAATACAATTACCGCTCAAATTGTTTCATCATTTCATCGATTGGTGCGATGGGCGGAAGCTATAAAATGATCAACACGAAGAACAATAATAATTTTCTAGTAGAAATCCCAACTTTCCAACTAATCACTACATCTACGCTAAATTAAATGGCTAAAAATAATAAACTAGCTGTAATTAAAGATTCTAACTGTTTAAATTGTGGATATCCTTTTTCTGGACATGAAATTTTTTGTCCAAGTTGCGGACAAAAAAATAAAGGAAGCAGAATCACTTTTGGAAATTTCATAAAAGAAGTATTTGCAGGATTTTTCTCTTGGGACACTAAATTCTGGAGAACATTAATCACCTTGATAGCTAGACCTGGTAAAATATCATCAGATTATGTTGAAGGAAAAAGAGTACGTTACGCAAATCCTTTTAGGTTTTACATCACTGCCTCTATTTTATTCTTTCTAGTTTATGGTATTAATGAAACTTTAAACAATTTTCAACAACTTAATAGTAAAAGCTCTTTCTCTACAAAGAAAAAAGATAATATTGAATTAGATTCAATCAACAACATTATTAACAATGAAATTGCTAAAGCCCAAAAACCGCTAGATTCGACCCAACTCGAACTCGCAAAACAACTCAACATCCCTTTAAATGACTCACTTGCTTTAAAAAACAAACCGACAATTTCATTTGGTGGAAGCACTCGTTTGGATGACTACATAAAATTCAATAGGAAATACCCTGACATCAATGCATATACAGCTCTAGATAGTTTAAAACAGGAAAACACACTTTTGAATCGATTTTTATATAACAGAGCAATTTTAGCAAACTCATTTTTTAAAGAACAAGATAAAAGGAAAGAATTTGCTAGTAAAATGCTATCCTATGGATCCATTTCATTATTCGTTTTACTGCCTATTTTTACGTTGTTTCTAAAATTCTTTTATGTAAGAAAAAAATACACCTATGTAGAGCATTTGATTTTTGTTTTTCATACACAAACTGTCTTCTTCTTACTCTTAACAATCTTGATATCTGTAAATCTTTTTACCGAAAACGTGGGTACTGAGATTTTTATAGGTCTCTTTTTGATTTATTTATTTATTGCCATGAAAAAGTTTTATAATCAAGGGTATTTTAAGACCCTTATAAAGTTTATAATGGTAAACTTTGTTTATATGTTTTTAGCAATAATCGGAATTACATTTGTTGGCTTGCTATCCTTTGCTTTATTTTGATAGGACAAAAGGCTTGTTTCATTTTTAAGAACATCAAAATACTGCATTTCTAAAACTTTATCTTTCTTTTTTACCGAAGTAATACTCACAGTTTCAACGTATGGCCTTTTCATTTTAAGCGAAATTTCATCCCCGTGTGATGCATCTAAATGAAAATTCAAGATACTCGATTGATTCATTTCTTCATTTTGCTCTAACCAATCTCGAAACCAATCCTTCCTTAAGTTGTTCATTTCTTGGGTATACAATGTTGAACTTGACCAAATACTCGGTTTGTTATCCAATTTTCTAAAATCTTTTTGCTTACCTGTCCAAACTAACTCATATGCTTCTAAACTCCTCATCCAATCAATCATTACAAGAGTAAAAGGCTCAACTCCATCTAGTTCTAATTCATTTATAAAATTAACTGCGTCATCAGAAACTAAAATTTGCTTAACTATAATACCTCTACTTATTCTGTAAGAAAATTCTCTTTCATGAATTTCATATCCTCCATTTAGAAGACAAACTAATCTTTGGTTTTCACTTAATCCAATCCAAGTTCCTCCAGCCAATTCATCTTTCGGGTACACCAACTTGACGTCATTTTCTATATACTCTTTTGGCCCAATGGTATTTCTACTAGGACTTTCGTCTCTATTAGAAGTAAAAATAAAATCTCCTCCTCCTAAAGGTAAATATGTTACGGTACACATATAGTTTTGTTTAAAAAAATTAAATACAAATTTTTCATAGCTCGTAATTAATAAACTTTACAAAAACCATACTAAAAATTGTACATTTGCTAAACCAAAATTATCATATATAAATTCATTAAACAAACAACCATGGGAAAAGGATTTTTTAACGTTCCAGTTGCGGTTAACGAACCTGTAAAAGGATACGCTCCTGGATCTCCAGAAAGAGAAAGTGTTTCAAAACAATACACAGCTTACTTTAACGGTTCTATAGATGTACCAATGTATATCGGGAACGAAGAAGTTAGAACTGGCAATACGAGAAATATGACTCCGCCACACGATCATCAACATGTTGTTGGACAATATCATATCGGAGATAAAAGTCATGCTCAAAAAGCAATTACCAGTGCTTTAGAAGCTAGAGAACAATGGGCACAAATGCCATGGGAACAAAGAGCTGCGATATTTTTACGTGCAGCTGAATTAATTGCTGGACCGTATAGAGCAAAAATGAATGCTTCTACAATGATCGCTCAATCAAAAACAGTACACCAAGCAGAAATTGATGCCGCTTGTGAGTTAATTGATTTTTTGCGATTCAACGTAGAATATATGTCTGAAATTTATGCTGAACAACCAAACTCTGATGATGGAATTTGGAACAGAGTTGAATACAGACCATTAGAAGGATTTGTATATGCAATTACTCCATTTAACTTTACTGCTATTGCAGCAAACTTGCCTGCTTCAGCAGCTATGATGGGTAATACTGTAGTTTGGAAACCATCTGACAGCCAAATATTTTCTGCAAAAGTTATTGTAGATGTATTCAAAGAAGCTGGTTTACCAGGCGGTGTTATTAATGTAATCTATGGAGATCCAGTAGAAATTACAGAAGTTGTTTTATCTTCTCCAGATTTCGCAGGATTACATTTCACAGGTTCTACATTTGTATTTAAAGAACTTTGGAAAAAAATCGGTGAAAATATTCACACATATAAAACATACCCGAGAATTGTAGGTGAAACTGGCGGTAAAGACTTTATCGTTGCTCACCCATCTGCCAACCCAAAGCAAGTAGCAACTGGTATTTCTCGTGGGGCTTTTGAATTCCAAGGACAAAAATGTTCCGCTGCTTCTAGAGTTTATTTACCAAAATCTATAGCTAATGAAGTTCTAGAATACGTAAAAGAAGATATCGCTTCATTTAAAATGGGATCTCCTGAAGACATGAGTAACTTTATCACGGCTGTTATCCACGAAGGATCATTTGATAAATTAGCTATGTATATAGATCAAGCTAAAGAAGATCCTGATGCTGAAATTTTTGCTGGAGGTGAATATGACAAATCAAAAGGTTATTTTATTGAACCAACGGTTATATTAGCCAAAGATCCTAAATACACTACAATGAGTACTGAATTATTCGGACCTGTAGTTACTATTTATGTATACGAAGATGAAAACTGGGCTGAAACACTAAAATTAGTTGACGGAACCTCTGAATATGCTTTAACTGGAGCTGTTTTCTCAACAAATAGATACGCAATTGCTGAAGCTACAAAAGCATTAGAAAACTGCGCTGGAAACTTTTATATTAATGACAAGCCAACTGGAGCAGTTGTTGGTCAACAGCCATTTGGTGGAGCAAGAGCTTCAGGAACAAATGATAAAGCAGGATCTGCCCAAAACTTATTAAGATGGGTATCTCCAAGATTAATCAAGGAAACTTTTGTTTCTCCATCTGATTATCGCTATCCATTTTTAGGATAAAAATAGATGACATTCATATATTGGAAAGGCTGAAAATATTTTCAGCCTTTTTTTGTTGTTTTAGCTCAAAAAACCTTTCCATCGCTAAGGATTAAATATTTGAATTTACCTTCAGTAAAGACTCATCATATATTCAAAACTATACTGTCACAAAAAACAATACTCCATTGAAATTCGTGGTTATATAAAATCATAATAAAACATCTGTTAGGCTATAACCAACTAAAATAAGAAGTCAGTTGTAAAAAGATCTTTCTTAACTTGTCCAAAAGAATTGACAAAAATGACTTGAAAAAACAATTAGATTAAAATTTTAAGGAAATACAAGTATTGGTCTACACTTTTTGCCAATTGAAATTACGAGAACAACGGGAAGTCAATTTTTTTTTAAATTATAAAAAATTATAGTTAACTTTCAACTGGCTGTTATCCCCTTCAGATGACACCAAAAGCGGGAATCGAATTGGCAACAATCGATTCCCTATTTTACTCCTTTGTATTTTATTGGTAAATGAACTACTTTTTTTGTTTCAAAAAATTCTTCTTCAAAAAAACTTGTTAAATCATAAATAGTAGCTTTTGGAAACTTGGTTAACTCTTCAGATAAATCCCCTCCCTTTAAATAAAGAATTCCATTTTTCAACTCATGATTTTGCTTTTTATGAACCTTATCCTTCACCCATCTATGGAACGTTTCCATCTGAGCGACAGCTCTACTCACAATAAAATCGTAGGTTTCCTTAACTTCCTCTACTCTACCATGAGTAGTTTTTACATTTTCTAAACCTAAACCCTCTACTACTTCATTCACCACTTTAATCTTTTTCCCAATAGAATCAACTAAATGAAAATTAGTCCCCGGAAATAATATAGCTAAAGGAATTCCAGGAAAACCACCTCCTGTTCCAACATCCATAACATTTGATCCAGGTTGAAACTCCATCACTTTTGCTATCCCTAGTGAATGTAAAACATGACGTAAATACAATTCATCAATATCTTTCCTCGATACAACATTGATTTTAAGGTTCCAATCCTCGTATAACGACTGTAACTTTTCGAAGTGTTCTATTTGTTTTTCTGTAAGATTTGGAAAGTATTTCAAAATGATATCCATATTATTCTTTTTGCGACGACAAAAATAGGAACAATTACTGATAGTTAAAGATTAATACAATTTAATAATTATCGTTAAAAACTTACGTTAACAGAAAAAGATGTTACAAAAACACTTATTTTTACTCCTTTAAAATAGATGATGAATACAATTAAATTTTCCAGAATAGATAAAACAAAGTTCTTTAGAACTTTAAATAAACGCGTAAACGAATATTTTAAAGAAAATAAAATAAAAAGAACTGGGAACTGGAAGCTTTATTTCAAGGCTATTATTATGTTCACCTTGTTCTTAGCTCCTTTTGCGATTATACTTACTGTAAACATGCCAGGTTGGTTACAATTATTGCTTACTGTAGTAATTGGCTTCGGTATGGCTGGCGTTGGAATGAATGTAATGCATGACAGTAATCACGAATCATTCTCTAGTAAAAAGTGGGTAAACGATTTAATGGGAAGTAGCATGTATATTTTAGCAGGAAATGTGTACAACTGGAAGGTTCAACACAACGTTTTACATCACACATACACAAATATACAAGATCACGATGAAGATATGGATGCGGGTAGAATTATACGCTTTTCAAAACATACACAATGGAGGCCATTCCATAGGTATCAAAAGTATTATTCACCTGTATTATATGGTTTGTTGACAATAAACTGGGCAATTACAACAGATTTCAAACAAATGCACCGTTATTTAAAAAGAAAACTTTCTTACGGAAAATTCCCAAATCCAAAGGTAGAGTGGACAAAACTAATTATAACTAAGATTGCTTATTATGCCATGTGGTTAGTTTTGCCATTACTAGTTTTAAATATTGCTTGGTGGAAAGTATTAATCGGTTTTTTTGTTATGCATTATACTGCAGGAATCATTTTAAGTTTTGTTTTCCAATTAGCACACATTGTTCCTAAAACTGAAACTCCATTACCAGACGACGGAGGAAACATGAAAAACACTTGGGCAATTCACCAGTTATACACTACAGCGAATTTCGCTCCAAAAAACTGGTTCATCAACTTTTATACAGGCGGATTAAACCACCAAGTTGAGCACCATATTTTCCCTCATATTTCGCATATCCATTACAAGAAGATTGCGAAAATCGTAAAAGAAACAGCTAAGGAATTTAACTTGCCTTATCACGAATACAAATCAACACGTAAAGCAATATTAGAGCATTTAAGACATATTGCTGAACTAGGAAAAAAACCACAACTAGCATAATCAAACACAAAATGTCTGAAGCATTATCAAACAGAATTAACAGTTTACCTGTTTCACAAACTTTAGCAATGGCGGCTAAAGCGAGAGAGTTAAAAGGCCAAGGGAAAGATATTATTAGCTTAAGCTTAGGGGAGCCTGATTTTAACACTCCAGATTTTATTAAAGATGCGGCAGTAGAAGCCATCGATCAAAATTTCAACTCGTATACTCCAGTGGATGGGTATATTGAATTAAAAGAGGCAATCTGCACCAAATTTAAGCGTGATAATAATTTAGATTACAAACCAAACCAGATTGTGGTTTCAACAGGAGCTAAACAATCTATTGCTAATGTAGCACAGGTTTTATTAAACCCAGGAGATGAAGTATTATTGCCAGCTCCATATTGGGTGAGTTACTCCGCAATTGCAACTTTATGTGAAGCTAAATTTGTAGAGATTCCATCTTCTATTGATGCAGATTTTAAAATCGCACCAAAACAATTAGAAGACGCTATTACTCCAAAAACAAAAATGGTATTCTTTAACTCACCAAACAATCCTAGTGGAAGTATTTATAGTGAGGCTGAATACAGAGCATTAGCAGAAGTTTTAGAAAAACATCCACAGATTTATATTCTTTCTGATGAAATTTACGAGCATATCAACTATGGTGTAAAACCTTTTAGTTTTGCAGCAATTGAAAGTATGTATGATAGAACAATTACTGTAAATGGATTAGCAAAAGCATTTGCTATGACAGGATGGAGAATTGGATATATTGGTGCTCCAGATTGGATAGCTAAAGCTTGTACTAAAATGCAAGGACAAATTACATCAGGAACAAACTGTATTGCACAACGTGCAGCAATTACCGCAGTTTCAGCTTCTCCAGATCAAGTACAATATATGGTAAATGAATTCAAATCTCGTAGAGATATTGTATTAGGTTTATTAGGAAAAATTGAAGGATTTAAATTAAACGTACCAGAAGGTGCTTTTTATATTTTTCCTGATATCTCTGCTTTCTTTGGAAAGACAATTAGAGGTAAAAAAATTGAAAATGCGAACGACTTTTCTATGTTATTATTAGAAGAGGCAAATGTAGCAACGGTAACAGGTGAAGCTTTCGGAGCTCCAAATTGCATTAGAATGTCTTATGCCGCGTCTGAATTACAATTAAGAGAAGCTGTTAAAAGAATTAAAGAAGTCTTAAGTTAATTGTAAACTTAATTTCAAGATAAATTAAAAAGGCAACGACAATGTTCGTTGCTTTTTCTTTTTCATTTTTTTCAAGTACAATACTTTCTTATCGTAATCGATAAACGCCTTTCCCTTCTCTAACACATCAGCACCAATAATTCCATGTACTTTTTCAGCCTTATGCTGAGTTAAAGCAGTATTTACATGAGTCATATCAAACAATACTAAATCACAACTTTTTAGTTTCCAATCACCAATTTTTAAATCATTGCCTGACGATTTATACGTTTCCATATCTGTAGCTCCTGCTCCAGCCGCTTTTACTTCACTTTCTTCAGAAGTTAACTTAAAATAATCCAGCAAATCTAAACCAACACAAGAATTTGAAGCCCCAGTATCTAAAATAAACGTTCCTTTAATCCCATTAATTTTTGCAGATAACTCCAAGTGATTTGTTATCATCTTTTTTAATTTGATTCGAACGTATTTCTTTTTACGTAATACTTTTTTCAAACTTGCCATTTCTTGTACTTTTGTTGCACAAAGATAC contains:
- the rsmG gene encoding 16S rRNA (guanine(527)-N(7))-methyltransferase RsmG, translated to MDIILKYFPNLTEKQIEHFEKLQSLYEDWNLKINVVSRKDIDELYLRHVLHSLGIAKVMEFQPGSNVMDVGTGGGFPGIPLAILFPGTNFHLVDSIGKKIKVVNEVVEGLGLENVKTTHGRVEEVKETYDFIVSRAVAQMETFHRWVKDKVHKKQNHELKNGILYLKGGDLSEELTKFPKATIYDLTSFFEEEFFETKKVVHLPIKYKGVK
- a CDS encoding NRDE family protein, with protein sequence MCTVTYLPLGGGDFIFTSNRDESPSRNTIGPKEYIENDVKLVYPKDELAGGTWIGLSENQRLVCLLNGGYEIHEREFSYRISRGIIVKQILVSDDAVNFINELELDGVEPFTLVMIDWMRSLEAYELVWTGKQKDFRKLDNKPSIWSSSTLYTQEMNNLRKDWFRDWLEQNEEMNQSSILNFHLDASHGDEISLKMKRPYVETVSITSVKKKDKVLEMQYFDVLKNETSLLSYQNKAKDSKPTNVIPIIAKNI
- a CDS encoding Na(+)-translocating NADH-quinone reductase subunit A translates to MSKDIRIKKGLDIKLVGEAKKETAKLSLGSVFAVKPDDFHGIIPKILAKEGTEVKAGEALFYNKSDERILFPSPVSGKVTEIVRGARRKVLEIKITTNGTQEYKDFGKVDVNSMSGEEVKTHLFNSGCWPFIKQRPYDVVANPNQAPKAIFVSGYNSAPLAADYDYVLKGKESELQAALTGLTKLTEGKVHVSVGTSSSPLKSISGVELHALSGPHPVGNVSTQISQVNPLNKGEVVWVVSPQDLIVIGELLLTGKLNVTRIVALTGSKINDPKYVNVIAGAQISDVVKDNIVNDNTRIISGNVLSGLQVDENGFLGYYDNQITAIPEGDDYEFFGWNKPVFNKISTSRALTFSWLNPKKKYDLNTNTNGEHRAFVVTGSYEEVFPLDIYPMQLLKACMYKDLDEMEGLGAYEVAPEDFALTEFICVSKQPHQKIIREGLDLMMKELG
- the pruA gene encoding L-glutamate gamma-semialdehyde dehydrogenase — its product is MGKGFFNVPVAVNEPVKGYAPGSPERESVSKQYTAYFNGSIDVPMYIGNEEVRTGNTRNMTPPHDHQHVVGQYHIGDKSHAQKAITSALEAREQWAQMPWEQRAAIFLRAAELIAGPYRAKMNASTMIAQSKTVHQAEIDAACELIDFLRFNVEYMSEIYAEQPNSDDGIWNRVEYRPLEGFVYAITPFNFTAIAANLPASAAMMGNTVVWKPSDSQIFSAKVIVDVFKEAGLPGGVINVIYGDPVEITEVVLSSPDFAGLHFTGSTFVFKELWKKIGENIHTYKTYPRIVGETGGKDFIVAHPSANPKQVATGISRGAFEFQGQKCSAASRVYLPKSIANEVLEYVKEDIASFKMGSPEDMSNFITAVIHEGSFDKLAMYIDQAKEDPDAEIFAGGEYDKSKGYFIEPTVILAKDPKYTTMSTELFGPVVTIYVYEDENWAETLKLVDGTSEYALTGAVFSTNRYAIAEATKALENCAGNFYINDKPTGAVVGQQPFGGARASGTNDKAGSAQNLLRWVSPRLIKETFVSPSDYRYPFLG
- a CDS encoding pyridoxal phosphate-dependent aminotransferase; its protein translation is MSEALSNRINSLPVSQTLAMAAKARELKGQGKDIISLSLGEPDFNTPDFIKDAAVEAIDQNFNSYTPVDGYIELKEAICTKFKRDNNLDYKPNQIVVSTGAKQSIANVAQVLLNPGDEVLLPAPYWVSYSAIATLCEAKFVEIPSSIDADFKIAPKQLEDAITPKTKMVFFNSPNNPSGSIYSEAEYRALAEVLEKHPQIYILSDEIYEHINYGVKPFSFAAIESMYDRTITVNGLAKAFAMTGWRIGYIGAPDWIAKACTKMQGQITSGTNCIAQRAAITAVSASPDQVQYMVNEFKSRRDIVLGLLGKIEGFKLNVPEGAFYIFPDISAFFGKTIRGKKIENANDFSMLLLEEANVATVTGEAFGAPNCIRMSYAASELQLREAVKRIKEVLS
- a CDS encoding type IX secretion system plug protein — translated: MLKKLGFIILLLVGLNSRSQNIKTVQLLPVNKKSPIPIVPLGNVLELSFDDLDADNKDYQYKIEHMTYDWKPSNLQANQYINGFEQNYIIDVTNSFNTLQSYTHYKIKIPNQNTTITESGNYLISILNDDDEVVFSRKCVFYENLTTIGVNVLRGRNTSSNNSKQTVQFIINHKGLNINNPTQEIKIQLLQNNNWNTSITDIDPLFIRPNQLIYNYTEETNFFGGNEFLFFDNKYIRNTNLNIAKTVRDDIFHNYLYTDIERAFKPYTYNPDINGNFIIRTLDAEDTDTEADYAMMHFSLEVNQPFKNKDVYVYGAYNNFELTNDNKLQYNENERVYQGEILLKQGFYNYTYVTVEPDNSIDLTEINGSFFQTENEYTLLAYYKPFGALFYRVIGVGNGFFDQNR
- a CDS encoding fatty acid desaturase family protein codes for the protein MNTIKFSRIDKTKFFRTLNKRVNEYFKENKIKRTGNWKLYFKAIIMFTLFLAPFAIILTVNMPGWLQLLLTVVIGFGMAGVGMNVMHDSNHESFSSKKWVNDLMGSSMYILAGNVYNWKVQHNVLHHTYTNIQDHDEDMDAGRIIRFSKHTQWRPFHRYQKYYSPVLYGLLTINWAITTDFKQMHRYLKRKLSYGKFPNPKVEWTKLIITKIAYYAMWLVLPLLVLNIAWWKVLIGFFVMHYTAGIILSFVFQLAHIVPKTETPLPDDGGNMKNTWAIHQLYTTANFAPKNWFINFYTGGLNHQVEHHIFPHISHIHYKKIAKIVKETAKEFNLPYHEYKSTRKAILEHLRHIAELGKKPQLA
- a CDS encoding retropepsin-like aspartic protease, with translation MASLKKVLRKKKYVRIKLKKMITNHLELSAKINGIKGTFILDTGASNSCVGLDLLDYFKLTSEESEVKAAGAGATDMETYKSSGNDLKIGDWKLKSCDLVLFDMTHVNTALTQHKAEKVHGIIGADVLEKGKAFIDYDKKVLYLKKMKKKKQRTLSLPF
- the apaG gene encoding Co2+/Mg2+ efflux protein ApaG gives rise to the protein MFQQITKGIKISVKTVYNGIIYRGYVQHHAFSYFITIKNNSKDTVQLLQRFWTIYDSLNETEHIEGEGVVGQTPIIKPNEEYNYRSNCFIISSIGAMGGSYKMINTKNNNNFLVEIPTFQLITTSTLN
- a CDS encoding DUF3667 domain-containing protein — protein: MAKNNKLAVIKDSNCLNCGYPFSGHEIFCPSCGQKNKGSRITFGNFIKEVFAGFFSWDTKFWRTLITLIARPGKISSDYVEGKRVRYANPFRFYITASILFFLVYGINETLNNFQQLNSKSSFSTKKKDNIELDSINNIINNEIAKAQKPLDSTQLELAKQLNIPLNDSLALKNKPTISFGGSTRLDDYIKFNRKYPDINAYTALDSLKQENTLLNRFLYNRAILANSFFKEQDKRKEFASKMLSYGSISLFVLLPIFTLFLKFFYVRKKYTYVEHLIFVFHTQTVFFLLLTILISVNLFTENVGTEIFIGLFLIYLFIAMKKFYNQGYFKTLIKFIMVNFVYMFLAIIGITFVGLLSFALF